From the Pseudomonas baltica genome, one window contains:
- a CDS encoding NYN domain-containing protein yields the protein MRTACFVDGYNLFYGLLANSPYKWLNLPSLLAHILHVEDPANTLHGISFFTSGVKPALATRGIASQHAQDTYIRALKAKGVEVLMGLHQIESGKAPRFIDKKTPPSRAEQVEIWKLEEKQTDVHIAISMYRLAVRQMTLPEEKRIQQIVLVSADTDMTPALRALRDDFPELRLGVILPHREGVKRTVPGSLKQHAHWMRHVITNDELANHQFPERVPTLKKPAYKPDYW from the coding sequence TTGCGTACAGCTTGCTTTGTCGACGGCTATAACCTCTTTTACGGGCTGCTTGCAAACAGTCCGTACAAATGGCTCAACCTCCCTTCCCTTCTAGCCCATATCCTTCATGTCGAAGATCCAGCCAACACGCTGCATGGCATAAGCTTCTTCACATCTGGCGTAAAGCCTGCACTGGCAACCCGTGGCATCGCTTCGCAGCACGCTCAGGACACCTACATCCGCGCTTTGAAAGCAAAAGGCGTGGAGGTGCTAATGGGGTTGCACCAGATCGAATCCGGTAAGGCACCGCGTTTCATTGACAAAAAAACCCCTCCCTCACGTGCTGAGCAGGTCGAGATCTGGAAGCTCGAAGAGAAGCAAACTGATGTCCATATTGCGATAAGCATGTATCGGCTCGCCGTCCGGCAAATGACGCTCCCCGAGGAAAAACGGATTCAACAGATCGTCCTTGTATCCGCTGACACCGATATGACGCCGGCTCTGCGTGCGTTGCGTGATGATTTTCCCGAGCTACGCCTTGGAGTGATCTTGCCCCATCGTGAAGGTGTAAAAAGAACGGTCCCTGGATCGCTGAAGCAACACGCACACTGGATGCGACACGTCATTACGAACGATGAGCTTGCCAACCACCAGTTCCCAGAGCGTGTGCCTACCCTGAAAAAACCTGCATACAAGCCAGATTATTGGTGA
- the tnpC gene encoding IS66 family transposase → MPIADEIAALNLDPALRDQIMAAFSQQANVDRLRAQTQHDALRIQALTLELAHYKRIRFGVRNEALSPEQRDLFQETADADCAAIEVEVDALVPQPRAQRARAGRQPLPEHLPRIEHRHEPEACHCPECGGEWVKAGEDITEQLDVEPAKFFVHRHIRSKYACRPCERIVSAEVPPAIIDGGLAAPGLVTWVLISKYLDHLPLYRLEQIAQRAGVTLARSTLADWVGRYGSALQPLADRLAELLRQRLILHADETPVQQLDPGKGKTKRAYLWVYRSNDLEPGPGITVFDYQTGRSGAHARAFLDDWKGHLVVDDYAGYKALFTQGVTEVGCMAHARRKFFELHAANQSTVAAEALQRIAQLYEIESRGKMLTCDARQHLRTREALAKLQDMHEWLLSTRTGVANGSSLAKAMDYSLKRWVALSRYARSGDLPIDNNAVENVIRPIAVGKKNWLFTGSERAGCRAAAIQSLLATAKLNGLEPSAWLRDTLEKLPTWPNSRIDELLPLG, encoded by the coding sequence ATGCCAATCGCCGATGAAATCGCCGCCCTCAATCTTGATCCCGCCCTGCGGGATCAGATCATGGCCGCGTTTTCGCAACAGGCCAATGTCGATAGGCTAAGGGCCCAGACTCAGCATGACGCCTTGAGAATCCAGGCACTGACCCTCGAACTTGCGCACTACAAGCGTATCCGGTTCGGCGTCAGAAACGAGGCGTTGTCACCCGAGCAGCGCGATCTTTTTCAAGAAACTGCCGATGCCGACTGCGCAGCCATTGAAGTGGAAGTCGACGCCCTGGTGCCTCAACCACGAGCGCAGCGTGCTCGTGCCGGTCGTCAACCACTGCCAGAACATCTGCCACGTATTGAACATCGCCACGAGCCGGAAGCCTGCCATTGCCCTGAATGCGGTGGTGAATGGGTAAAAGCGGGCGAAGACATCACCGAGCAACTGGATGTCGAGCCTGCCAAGTTCTTCGTGCATCGCCATATTCGTAGCAAATATGCTTGCCGCCCCTGCGAACGTATTGTTTCAGCAGAAGTGCCCCCCGCTATCATCGACGGCGGCCTCGCGGCGCCGGGCCTGGTTACCTGGGTGTTGATCAGCAAGTACCTCGACCATCTCCCGTTGTATCGTCTTGAACAGATCGCTCAGCGCGCGGGCGTCACACTGGCACGATCAACCTTGGCCGACTGGGTTGGCCGCTATGGATCTGCACTGCAACCACTGGCGGATCGACTGGCCGAGTTGTTGCGCCAACGCCTGATCCTGCATGCTGACGAAACACCGGTACAGCAACTTGATCCTGGCAAAGGCAAAACCAAGCGAGCCTATTTGTGGGTCTATCGCAGCAACGACCTGGAACCCGGGCCGGGGATTACCGTTTTTGATTACCAGACCGGACGCAGCGGAGCGCATGCACGCGCTTTTCTGGATGACTGGAAAGGTCACTTGGTCGTTGACGACTACGCAGGTTACAAAGCGCTATTTACTCAGGGCGTGACCGAAGTGGGCTGTATGGCCCATGCACGTCGCAAGTTTTTTGAATTGCATGCGGCCAACCAAAGTACAGTCGCGGCAGAGGCCTTGCAACGAATCGCTCAGCTGTACGAAATCGAATCGCGGGGAAAAATGTTGACCTGTGATGCACGCCAGCACCTGCGCACCCGCGAGGCTCTGGCCAAGCTGCAAGATATGCATGAGTGGTTGCTATCAACCCGCACAGGGGTAGCGAACGGCAGCAGCTTGGCCAAGGCGATGGACTACAGCCTCAAGCGCTGGGTGGCATTGTCACGCTATGCCCGCAGCGGTGACTTACCCATCGATAACAATGCGGTCGAAAACGTTATCAGGCCCATAGCAGTGGGTAAGAAAAACTGGTTGTTTACTGGCTCTGAGCGAGCGGGATGCCGTGCAGCTGCGATCCAGAGCTTGCTGGCGACGGCGAAACTTAATGGGCTAGAGCCGTCAGCATGGCTGCGCGATACATTGGAAAAGCTCCCGACATGGCCCAACAGTAGGATTGATGAGTTGTTGCCGTTGGGGTGA
- the tnpB gene encoding IS66 family insertion sequence element accessory protein TnpB (TnpB, as the term is used for proteins encoded by IS66 family insertion elements, is considered an accessory protein, since TnpC, encoded by a neighboring gene, is a DDE family transposase.) has translation MLLPAQVWLILEPMDMRLGIDGLSSRVQHALGRSPCDGTAYAFRNRRGNRLKLLQWDGTGVWLSQRRLHEGAFVWPAPGETVFTLTQAQWQWLITGVDWQRLEARPMSDWKV, from the coding sequence ATGCTATTGCCTGCACAGGTCTGGCTGATTCTTGAACCAATGGACATGCGCCTTGGCATCGATGGTCTTTCGTCGCGCGTCCAACACGCGCTGGGAAGATCGCCGTGCGACGGCACCGCTTATGCTTTTCGTAATCGCCGAGGCAACCGCCTCAAACTTCTTCAATGGGATGGTACCGGTGTCTGGCTCAGCCAGCGCCGGCTGCATGAAGGCGCGTTTGTATGGCCTGCCCCCGGCGAAACGGTCTTCACACTGACCCAGGCGCAATGGCAGTGGCTGATCACTGGCGTTGACTGGCAACGCCTGGAAGCTCGCCCAATGAGTGACTGGAAAGTGTAG
- the tnpA gene encoding IS66 family insertion sequence element accessory protein TnpA, with protein MKPPAGLTARRAFWAEHVQAWRHSGMTQVAYCLQHQINTKSFGYWFRSREPESETLTMVPIAVREVAPIGELKLRHPGGWELLLPCTIDPAWLAHLLQEMR; from the coding sequence ATGAAACCACCCGCCGGACTCACCGCACGCCGCGCATTCTGGGCTGAACATGTTCAAGCATGGCGCCACAGCGGTATGACCCAAGTTGCCTACTGCTTGCAGCATCAGATCAACACCAAATCATTCGGCTACTGGTTTCGAAGTCGCGAGCCGGAAAGCGAGACTTTGACGATGGTGCCCATCGCCGTACGTGAAGTTGCCCCGATAGGCGAGCTGAAACTAAGGCACCCCGGCGGCTGGGAGCTGTTATTGCCGTGCACTATAGATCCGGCGTGGCTGGCCCATCTGCTTCAGGAGATGCGCTGA